The region TTCTTCGTGGATGAAAAATAGATCAGAAGAATTGTTGGAAAAGGTTGGGATTAATCCACTTCGCTTTGATGCTTATCCTCACGAATTTAGTGGAGGGATGCGTCAACGAGTTGCTATTGCTTTGGCCATAGCATTAAACCCACCTTTGATCATTGCTGATGAACCAACATCAAGTCTTGATGTTGCAATAGCTCATCAGATCATGGGTGAATTAAGTAATCTTTGTGATGAGATTGGGAGCTCTCTGTTATTAATAAGTCACGACTTGGCACTTGCTTCTAGATGGTGTCAAAAAATGGCTATCCTTGACGAAGGTAAAATTGTTGAAGAAGGATACACTCACAAAATATTAACTGCTCCTAAATCTCTTTTTGCTAATAGGTTGATAAATGCTGCTAGAGCCAGGGAAGATTTAATGCTTCTTTCTGAGCCAACTCAAGAAGTTGTTTTAGAAGTAGAAAGCTTACGTTGTTGGCATCCTGTAGGAGGTGTGCCATGGCGAGTGAACTGGTTAAAAGCTATTAATGAAGTTAGTTTTGTTTTGAAAGTAGGAGAAACTCTTGGGATTGTAGGAGTTTCAGGCTGTGGAAAAAGTACTTTATGTAGAGCTCTTTTAGGACTCTTGCCAACAAGGGGTGGGCAGGTGAAATTGCTTGGAAAAAATCTTGAAAATTTGAAAGGAAAAGCTTTGAAAGTCGCTAGACAATCAGTGCAAATGGTTTTTCAAGACCCTTTTGCTTCTTTAAATCCCAAGATGAATGTCTTGGAAACAGTTGCTGACCCTCTTTTGATTCATAATATAACTAGTCGAGTCGCTGCAAAAGAACGAGCCAGAGATCTCTTGAAACAAGTAGGGTTATTTCCAGTTGAAAACTTTCAGAAACGTTTCCCACATCAGCTTTCAGGAGGTCAGCAACAAAGAGTAGCTATTGCACGTGCACTTGCTCTAAATCCTAAAATCCTTCTTTGCGATGAAAGTGTCAGTATGTTAGATGCTGAGATTCAGGCGGATATATTAAATTTGTTACGTTCTTTGCAAGAGAAGCTTGGCTTGGCAATTATTTTTATTACGCACGATCTTTCTGTGGCAAGTTCGTTTTGCCATAGAGTAATTGTTTTAGATCAAGGAAGAATTGCAGAAGAAGGCCCTGCTGATCAAATAATTCGTAGCCCTAAGTCTGTTCTTGCTAGAAAATTAGTGAGTGCTTCTCCAAGAATAATTTCAATTAATTAGATGCTGTCAATTTATTTTCGCAAAACAGATAAAACATTTAGGAATGTATCTGGTAATGGGGCTTCAAAAAGGATATCTGTCTTAGATATTGGATGCTGTAATCCTAGTTGAATAGCATGTAAAACTTGACCTGTAAGCTTTGTGGGCAATTTTTTACAACGACTATATGTAGGGTCTCCAAGGATTGGGTGCCCAATATGCGCAGAATGAACACGTATCTGATGAGTTCGCCCAGTCTCTAACTTAAAGCTTAAGAGAGAGTAATCGCCCAGTCTTTCTTTAAGTTCCCAATGCGTACATGCATCTCTACCTGAACCATCATTAACTACTGCATACTTTTTTCTATCTATAGGATGACGACCAATTGGAGCAGATATTATACCTTTATCTCCATGTGGGACGCCATGCACCAAAGCTATATATCTCCTTGATGCGATCCTCTTTTGAATTTGCACTTGTAGATTGACTAATGCCTCTTGGCTTTTTGCAATTACAATACAACCTGTTGTGTCTTTATCAAGTCGATGAACTATGCCGGGCCGAAGCTTACCGTTAATACCTGGTAGATCAGTGCAGTGATGCAATAATCCGTTTACTAAGGTTCTGTCTTTATTCCCTGGTGCTGGATGTACTGTTAATCCTGCCGGCTTATTAATGACAATTATGTGGCTATCTTCAAAAATAATATCCAAGTGCATTTTTTGCGGCTTTAGATAAGGCAGTGGTTCCGGTGGAGGTACCCAAAGTTGAATTTCATCTCCTGTTCTGAGAGGGGTTTTTGATTTTCCTTGAATTCCATTCACAAGTACCAATCCATCTTCTATAAATTTTTGAATTCTTGCTCTGCTTTGTTCAGATCGTTGGCTAACGAGCCAACGATCCAGACGCATTGGTAATGGCTTCGGATAAATTAGTTTTACAAGTTCTCCTTCCCCTTTTCCAAAGGATTGCTTTTGATCTTCAGGCATTATGGAAGCTCAAGAGAGATTGTTCCAATTAATCTTTTGCGAAAATCATCTAATAGTCTTTGAGACATGCGATTGGTATTGCCGGAAGTATGATAATTAGCAGCATTCTCTAACCAGAGATGTACATTGTTATTACTCTCTTCCCAGCTGATTCCATAACGTTTTTCAAGAATTTGATTAGATGTTTCAAAATCACTTTCATTCTTGACCTGATTCAATATGTTTAAAAATTTAATTGCGACTGACTCTACATCATAGGAAGCTTGACCAATATCATCACATAGTGCGAGCTTTACAGCAGCTTCTTGATCTTCTAATTGTGGAGGTAAAACACCAGGTGCATCTAAAAGATCAAGTTGTTGACCAACACGTACCCATTGCAATGACTTTGTAACACCCGCACGTCTAGCACTCTTAACAACCTTTTTGTTAACCAGTCTATTTATTAGAGCTGATTTGCCAA is a window of Prochlorococcus marinus subsp. marinus str. CCMP1375 DNA encoding:
- a CDS encoding ABC transporter ATP-binding protein — encoded protein: MNCSQKDVLNIKDLSIRYVDSKTWVLEGLNLKLGRGERLALIGSSGSGKSTFAKVLLQIIPSGSFCRGELLLNGVDLMSLSHNDLEKLRGEMIGLVFQDPGSRLNPLMTIGEHLLDTLRAHQPDQSSSWMKNRSEELLEKVGINPLRFDAYPHEFSGGMRQRVAIALAIALNPPLIIADEPTSSLDVAIAHQIMGELSNLCDEIGSSLLLISHDLALASRWCQKMAILDEGKIVEEGYTHKILTAPKSLFANRLINAARAREDLMLLSEPTQEVVLEVESLRCWHPVGGVPWRVNWLKAINEVSFVLKVGETLGIVGVSGCGKSTLCRALLGLLPTRGGQVKLLGKNLENLKGKALKVARQSVQMVFQDPFASLNPKMNVLETVADPLLIHNITSRVAAKERARDLLKQVGLFPVENFQKRFPHQLSGGQQQRVAIARALALNPKILLCDESVSMLDAEIQADILNLLRSLQEKLGLAIIFITHDLSVASSFCHRVIVLDQGRIAEEGPADQIIRSPKSVLARKLVSASPRIISIN
- a CDS encoding RluA family pseudouridine synthase codes for the protein MPEDQKQSFGKGEGELVKLIYPKPLPMRLDRWLVSQRSEQSRARIQKFIEDGLVLVNGIQGKSKTPLRTGDEIQLWVPPPEPLPYLKPQKMHLDIIFEDSHIIVINKPAGLTVHPAPGNKDRTLVNGLLHHCTDLPGINGKLRPGIVHRLDKDTTGCIVIAKSQEALVNLQVQIQKRIASRRYIALVHGVPHGDKGIISAPIGRHPIDRKKYAVVNDGSGRDACTHWELKERLGDYSLLSFKLETGRTHQIRVHSAHIGHPILGDPTYSRCKKLPTKLTGQVLHAIQLGLQHPISKTDILFEAPLPDTFLNVLSVLRK
- the ylqF gene encoding ribosome biogenesis GTPase YlqF; translated protein: MSTQIIQWYPGHIAKAEQQLSKSLEKVDLVVEVRDARIPLATGHPCLHKWIRNKKHLLVINRRDMISQKAFNSWDNWFKENGQEAWWCNAKDGNGTNKIKEAAIKLGNDLNNRRESRGMRKRAVRALILGFPNVGKSALINRLVNKKVVKSARRAGVTKSLQWVRVGQQLDLLDAPGVLPPQLEDQEAAVKLALCDDIGQASYDVESVAIKFLNILNQVKNESDFETSNQILEKRYGISWEESNNNVHLWLENAANYHTSGNTNRMSQRLLDDFRKRLIGTISLELP